One region of Clostridia bacterium genomic DNA includes:
- the purD gene encoding phosphoribosylamine--glycine ligase, which translates to MKILVVGSGGREHTLVWKIAQSKKVKKIYCAPGNAGIASLAELVPLKVEDLDGIVNFCREKAIDLVVVGPELPLTLGLVDALQKVGIKAFGPSQQAAELEGSKVFAKNLMHNYGIPTAEYHIFTEAAMAKTYLRQSQGPWVVKADGLAAGKGVLICTSLEEAEKAVETIMIAQVFGQAGKRIIIEEYLEGEEVTILALCDGETVIPLASSQDHKRVFDDDQGPNTGGMGAYSPAPVATEELKNEVFAKILQPTIRAMQAEGRSFKGVLYAGLMITAQGPRVLEYNVRFGDPETQAVLPRLKNDLVDLLLAVCDGSLAVWENKIKWSNKACVAVVMASAGYPGDYERGHVIEGLEKLDKETIVFQAGTTVQNGKIVTTGGRVLAVTVLGDDLPQAAASVYQEIKKLKFKGAHYRKDIAQRAFRHFK; encoded by the coding sequence TTGAAAATTTTAGTGGTTGGTAGTGGTGGGCGAGAACATACTTTGGTTTGGAAAATAGCTCAAAGTAAAAAAGTAAAGAAAATTTATTGTGCTCCTGGTAATGCGGGTATCGCTTCTTTAGCGGAATTGGTTCCTTTAAAGGTTGAGGATCTCGATGGTATAGTTAATTTTTGTCGGGAAAAAGCAATAGATTTAGTTGTTGTGGGACCGGAATTGCCTTTAACCTTAGGTTTGGTTGATGCCTTGCAGAAGGTGGGTATCAAGGCTTTTGGACCTAGTCAACAGGCTGCGGAATTGGAAGGCAGTAAAGTATTTGCTAAAAATCTTATGCATAATTATGGTATTCCTACAGCTGAATATCATATTTTTACAGAGGCGGCTATGGCTAAAACCTATTTACGGCAAAGTCAAGGACCTTGGGTGGTAAAGGCAGATGGTTTGGCTGCTGGTAAAGGGGTTTTAATTTGTACTTCTTTAGAGGAAGCCGAAAAGGCCGTGGAGACAATTATGATTGCACAGGTCTTTGGTCAAGCTGGTAAAAGAATAATCATTGAGGAATATTTAGAGGGTGAAGAAGTAACTATTTTAGCTTTATGTGATGGGGAAACGGTAATTCCTTTGGCTTCTTCGCAGGATCACAAACGGGTTTTTGATGATGATCAGGGACCGAATACAGGAGGTATGGGTGCTTATTCACCTGCACCAGTAGCTACAGAGGAATTAAAGAATGAAGTTTTTGCGAAAATTTTACAGCCTACTATTAGGGCTATGCAGGCAGAAGGGCGTTCTTTTAAGGGTGTTTTATATGCTGGTTTAATGATTACTGCACAAGGTCCGCGTGTTTTGGAATATAATGTTCGTTTTGGAGATCCGGAAACTCAGGCGGTTTTACCGCGTCTGAAAAATGATCTTGTGGATTTATTATTGGCTGTTTGTGATGGTTCTTTAGCTGTTTGGGAAAATAAAATTAAATGGTCGAATAAAGCTTGTGTTGCAGTGGTAATGGCTTCAGCAGGTTATCCGGGAGATTATGAACGTGGTCATGTAATTGAAGGGCTGGAAAAGTTGGATAAAGAAACTATAGTTTTTCAGGCCGGAACTACTGTTCAAAATGGGAAAATTGTTACCACAGGGGGAAGGGTGCTGGCGGTAACAGTATTGGGAGATGATTTGCCTCAAGCTGCAGCTAGTGTTTATCAAGAAATTAAAAAGTTGAAGTTTAAGGGGGCTCATTATCGTAAAGATATTGCCCAACGTGCTTTCCGACATTTTAAATGA
- the purH gene encoding bifunctional phosphoribosylaminoimidazolecarboxamide formyltransferase/IMP cyclohydrolase, with protein sequence MKLKYALISVADKQGITEFATALVKLGYQIISTGGTAQELKTAGVEVLAVSEITGFPEILGGRVKTLHPKIHGGILARDEEKDQKEIASWGIFNLDLVVVNLYPFKEIIAREKVTLEQVIENIDIGGPAMLRAAAKNFQRVAVVVKPAAYEKVLKELKEKGEVSLSLREELAVEAFSHTASYDLTISQYLSKFLLQTDFPAHYFREGKKVQDLRYGENPHQKAALYCYPGKQVGMLTSARKLQGKELSYNNLVDSEAAWALVSEFSEPAAAIIKHTNPCGAALGKNILEAYQRAYASDPLSAFGGIVALNREVDEKLAAELKKIFLEIIIAPSFSGDAVSLLAAKQNLRLLAMGERVVRDERYWLEPISGGFLLQERDQAILTPADLKVVTKKQPSEEQKAELLFAWGLVKHVKSNAIVLTKEKQLIGVGAGQMNRVGAVKIALEQAADLVKDSVLASDAFFPFPDSVEVAAKAGVKAIIQPGGSVRDESVIEKADEYDIVMIFTGKRHFKH encoded by the coding sequence ATTAAATTGAAATATGCTTTAATTAGTGTGGCTGATAAACAGGGGATTACGGAATTTGCCACTGCTTTGGTGAAATTGGGTTATCAAATTATTTCCACGGGGGGAACAGCCCAGGAATTAAAAACTGCGGGTGTGGAAGTACTTGCAGTTTCAGAAATAACTGGATTCCCGGAAATTTTAGGAGGTAGGGTAAAAACATTACATCCTAAAATTCATGGGGGTATTTTAGCTAGAGATGAGGAAAAAGATCAAAAAGAAATAGCCTCCTGGGGCATTTTTAATCTTGATTTGGTTGTTGTTAATCTTTATCCTTTTAAGGAGATTATTGCCCGGGAAAAAGTAACTTTAGAGCAGGTGATAGAAAATATTGACATTGGTGGTCCAGCTATGCTGAGAGCTGCGGCGAAAAATTTTCAACGTGTGGCGGTAGTTGTCAAGCCTGCGGCTTATGAAAAAGTACTTAAAGAGTTAAAAGAAAAGGGTGAGGTTTCCTTGTCCCTGCGGGAAGAATTGGCTGTAGAGGCTTTTTCCCATACAGCTTCTTATGATTTGACCATTAGTCAATATTTAAGTAAGTTTCTTTTGCAAACAGATTTTCCGGCACATTATTTTCGGGAAGGGAAAAAAGTACAAGATTTGCGTTATGGTGAAAATCCCCATCAAAAAGCTGCTTTATATTGTTATCCGGGGAAACAAGTGGGGATGCTGACAAGTGCCCGGAAATTACAAGGAAAAGAATTATCTTATAATAATTTGGTGGATAGTGAAGCTGCTTGGGCACTGGTTAGTGAGTTTTCTGAGCCAGCAGCTGCCATTATTAAACATACTAATCCCTGTGGAGCGGCACTGGGAAAAAATATTTTAGAGGCTTATCAGCGTGCTTATGCTTCTGATCCTCTTTCTGCTTTTGGGGGTATTGTGGCCTTAAATAGAGAGGTAGATGAAAAGTTAGCTGCAGAATTAAAAAAGATTTTTTTGGAAATTATTATTGCTCCTAGTTTTAGCGGAGATGCGGTTTCCCTTTTAGCCGCTAAACAAAATTTAAGGCTTTTAGCCATGGGTGAAAGAGTAGTTAGGGATGAACGATATTGGTTGGAACCGATAAGTGGAGGTTTTTTACTTCAAGAAAGGGATCAGGCAATTTTAACACCGGCAGATTTAAAGGTAGTAACTAAAAAACAGCCGAGTGAAGAACAAAAGGCAGAATTGCTTTTTGCTTGGGGTTTGGTAAAACACGTTAAATCTAATGCTATTGTACTTACTAAAGAAAAACAGTTAATCGGAGTAGGAGCAGGACAAATGAATCGGGTGGGGGCGGTTAAAATTGCTTTAGAACAAGCCGCAGATTTGGTTAAAGATTCTGTGTTGGCCTCTGATGCTTTTTTCCCTTTTCCTGATAGTGTGGAAGTAGCCGCTAAAGCCGGTGTGAAAGCAATTATTCAACCAGGTGGTTCGGTTAGGGATGAGTCTGTAATTGAAAAAGCGGATGAATATGATATAGTAATGATTTTCACAGGTAAAAGGCATTTCAAACACTAA
- the purN gene encoding phosphoribosylglycinamide formyltransferase — protein sequence MRLAVLASGRGSNLQAILDACRQGKIKAQVVLVVSDQCKAFALKRAEREKIPAVCLLPEDFSAVKAYEKKLLTIIKDYQVDCLLLAGFMRILSAEFMEKVAIPVLNIHPSLLPAFPGLRAQKQALDYGVRYSGCTVHFVDAGVDTGPIILQAVVPVYPDDSEESLAARILREEHRLYPRAVQLLVEGKIYCKGRQVLFSEED from the coding sequence ATGAGATTGGCTGTTTTAGCCTCTGGCAGAGGCTCAAATTTACAGGCTATTTTAGATGCTTGTCGGCAGGGAAAGATAAAAGCCCAAGTGGTTTTGGTAGTTAGTGATCAATGTAAGGCTTTTGCTTTAAAGCGTGCAGAGCGTGAAAAGATTCCTGCTGTTTGTCTTCTTCCAGAAGATTTTTCTGCTGTGAAGGCCTATGAAAAAAAATTATTAACCATTATAAAAGATTATCAAGTGGATTGTTTGCTGTTAGCCGGCTTTATGCGGATTCTTTCCGCAGAATTTATGGAAAAAGTTGCTATACCGGTTTTGAATATTCATCCTTCTTTATTACCGGCGTTTCCGGGTTTACGGGCTCAAAAACAGGCACTTGATTATGGTGTGCGTTATAGTGGTTGTACAGTACATTTTGTTGATGCCGGGGTAGATACAGGACCCATTATTTTGCAAGCAGTAGTACCTGTTTACCCAGATGATAGTGAAGAGAGTTTGGCGGCTAGAATTTTGCGGGAAGAACACCGTCTTTATCCGCGGGCTGTGCAATTATTAGTTGAAGGAAAAATATACTGTAAAGGACGTCAAGTTTTGTTTAGTGAGGAGGATTAA